The following proteins come from a genomic window of Lolium rigidum isolate FL_2022 chromosome 5, APGP_CSIRO_Lrig_0.1, whole genome shotgun sequence:
- the LOC124652551 gene encoding putative hydrolase C777.06c — protein sequence MAAAIPNGHPATACDGTPLSPPPSSSSLVFLGTGCSSAVPNARCLIQPPDPPCAVCSQSLSVPPELNPNYRCCTSLLIDYCQDEGAHKYIIIDVGKTFREQVLRWFVRHKIPCVDSIILTHEHADAILGLDDVRVVQPFSPTNDIDPTPIYLSQYAMDSISQKFPYLVKKKLKEGEEVRRVAQLDWRIIESDLQKPFTASGLEFVPLPVIHGEDYICLGFLFGTKSRVAYISDVSRFPPSTEDAISKSGGGQLDLLILDCLYRTGSHNVHLCWDQTLDALKRICPKKALLIGLTHEMDHYKDNQTLEEWSRREGIDVQLARDGLRVYMDL from the exons ATGGCCGCCGCCATCCCCAACGGCCACCCCGCCACCGCCTGCGACGGCACGCCCCTGTCCCCGccgccgtcctcgtcctcgctggTGTTCCTGGGCACGGGCTGCTCAAGCGCCGTCCCCAACGCGAGGTGCCTGATCCAGCCCCCCGACCCGCCCTGCGCCGTCTGCTCCCAGTCCCTCTCCGTGCCCCCGGAGCTAAACCCCAACTACAG ATGTTGTACTTCTCTCCTGATTGATTATTGCCAAGATGAAGGTGCACACAAGTATATTATAATTGATGTTGGGAAAACATTCCGAGAACAAGTTCTGCGGTGGTTCGTTCGCCACAAAATCCCTTGCGTTGATTCT ATTATTCTGACTCATGAGCACGCAGATGCGATCTTGGGTCTTGATGATGTTCGGGTAGTACAGCCATTTAGTCCTACAAATGATATTGATCCCACTCCTATTTATCTCTCCCAATATGCCATGGACAG CATTTCCCAAAAGTTTCCCTACTTGGTCAAAAAGAAACTGAAGGAAGGGGAGGAGGTCAGGCGAGTTGCTCAACTTGACTGGAGAATAATTGAGAGTGATCTTCAGAAACCATTTACTGCCTCGGGGCTAGAGTTTGTTCCCTTGCCG GTGATCCATGGAGAGGACTACATTTGTCTGGGTTTCCTTTTTGGAACAAAATCTAGAGTTGCTTATATATCTGATGTTTCACGGTTTCCTCCTAGCACGGAAGATG CAATTTCGAAGTCTGGCGGGGGGCAGCTTGATTTGCTCATCTTGGACTGCCTATACAGG ACTGGTTCTCATAATGTGCATCTTTGTTGGGATCAG ACACTAGATGCTCTTAAGAGGATATGCCCGAAAAAGGCATTGCTCATTGGGTTGACTCATGAGATGGACCATTACAAGGACAACCAGACATTGGAAGAATGGTCCAGAAG AGAGGGGATCGATGTGCAGTTAGCTCGCGATGGCTTGCGTGTCTACATGGATCTGTAA
- the LOC124651921 gene encoding 2-methyl-6-phytyl-1,4-hydroquinone methyltransferase 2, chloroplastic-like, with amino-acid sequence MAMASTHAPSGAAPGRILRARAPSGLGYLGLGPSRSALLRRPLALANNSRVSSARPLLRCAASSSPAAAAARPASAPRFIQHKKEAFWFYRFLSIVYDHVINPGHWTEDMRDDALEPADLHSRKLKVVDVGGGTGFTTLGIVKHVDKENVTLLDQSPHQLEKARQKEALKGVQIMEGDAEDLPFPTDTFDRYISAGSIEYWPDPQRGIKEAYRVLRLGGKACLIGPVHPTFWLSRFFADMWMLFPTEEEYIQWFKAAGFRDVQLKRIGPKWYRGVRRHGLIMGCSVTGVKRESGDSPLQLGPKAEDVSKPVNPITFFFRFLMGTICAAYYVLVPIYMWIKDQIVPKGMPI; translated from the exons atggcGATGGCCTCCACCCACGCGCCGAGCGGCGCCGCGCCCGGCAGGATCCTCCGGGCGCGCGCCCCGTCCGGGCTCGGCTACCTCGGGCTCGGCCCCTCCAGGtccgccctcctccgccgccccctcGCCCTCGCCAACAACAGCCGCGTCTCCAGCGCGAGGCCGCTGCTGCGGTGCGCGGCCTCGTCGtctcctgcggcggcggcggcgcggcccgcgtccgcgccgCGCTTCATCCAGCACAAGAAGGAGGCCTTCTGGTTCTACCGCTTCCTCTCCATCGTCTACGACCACGTCATCAACCCGGGCCACTGGACCGAGGACATGCGCGACGACGCGCTCGAGCCCGCCGACCTGCACAGCCGCAAGCTCAAGGTCGtcgacgtcggcggcggcacggGGTTCACCACGCTCGGCATCGTCAAGCACGTCGACAAGGAGAACGTCACGCTGCTCGACCAGTCCCCGCACCAGCTCGAGAAGGCCAGGCAGAAGGAGGCGCTCAAGGGGGTCCAGATCATGGAGGGCGACGCCGAGGACCTCCCCTTCCCCACCGACACCTTCGACCGATACATCTCCGCCGGCAG CATCGAGTACTGGCCTGACCCGCAGCGGGGAATCAAGGAAGCCTACAGGGTCCTGAGGCTCGGCGGGAAGGCCTGTCTGATCGGCCCCGTGCACCCGACCTTCTGGCTGTCCCGCTTCTTCGCCGACATGTGGATGCTCTTCCCCACTGAAGAGGAGTACATCCAGTGGTTCAAAGCCGCAGGGTTCAGGGATGTTCAGCTCAAGAGGATTGGGCCAAAGTGGTACCGTGGTGTCCGTAGGCATGGCCTCATCATGGGGTGCTCCGTCACCGGTGTCAAGAGAGAAAGTGGGGACTCCCCGTTGCAG CTTGGTCCGAAGGCTGAGGATGTTAGCAAGCCTGTGAACCCTATCACCTTCTTCTTCCGCTTCCTCATGGGAACAATATGTGCCGCATACTATGTTCTGGTGCCTATTTACATGTGGATAAAGGACCAGATTGTGCCCAAAGGCATGCCAATCTAA